The uncultured Cohaesibacter sp. genome includes a window with the following:
- the polA gene encoding DNA polymerase I yields MAQKPHLFLVDGSSYIFRAYHALPPLTRKSDGLPVGAVSGFCNMLWKLMQEGDSGLAGVAPTHMAVVFDAKGKTFRNDIYDQYKAHRPPAPEDLIPQFGLIREAVRAFNIACIELEGYEADDIIATYSEKALEAGADVTIIGSDKDLMQLIRPGVLMVDTMKNKVINEDEVMAKFGVTPDKVVEVQSLAGDSVDNIPGVPGIGIKTAAQLINDYGDLETLLARAEEIKQNKRRENLIEFADQARISKQLVFLKRDVPLPLGIEDLVCCDLDGVKIVSFLKTMEFTSLTRRVAEATETEAEVVETTDLDIVGWEAPEETEAADVDTGGLKTPTQLAAKIASDMAALPIDRDGYQTVTTKEELQLWLDEAKRIGQIAVDTETDSLDAMQANLVGVSLATEPGKACYIPLAHVTGEGDMFGGGLAEGQIPLDDALAMLKPMLEDPSILKIGQNLKYDTLLLSRYDVEVAPFDDTLLLSYVLDAGKHGHGMDELSELWLGHQPIPFKEVAGTGKNQLTFDKIAIDKATAYAAEDADVTLRLWMVLKPRLAADQMTRVYERLERPLLPVLTKMERRGITVDRQILSRLSGNFAQGMAGLEEEIHKLAGQPFNIGSPKQLGDILFGEMGLPGGKKTKTGAWSTSAGVLEDLAAAGHELPRKVVDWRQLSKLKSTYTDALPTFINPETGRVHTSYSLAATSTGRLSSSDPNLQNIPVRTEEGRKIRTAFIATPGHKLISADYSQIELRVLAHIAGIEQLKKAFEDGLDIHAMTASEMFNVPIEEMDSATRRRAKAINFGIIYGISAFGLANQLGISRTEAKDYIDTYFERFPGIRDYMEETKKQAREKGYVETIFGRKIHYPEINSKNPNMKAFQERAAINAPIQGSAADIIRRAMIRMDDALEASKLTAKMLLQVHDELIFEVPEAEVAATIPLVQKVMESAPMPALQLSVPLKVDAEAANNWDEAH; encoded by the coding sequence ATGGCACAAAAACCGCATCTCTTTCTGGTTGACGGCTCGTCCTATATTTTCCGCGCCTATCATGCCCTGCCGCCCCTGACGCGCAAGAGCGACGGCCTGCCTGTCGGTGCCGTGTCCGGATTCTGCAACATGCTCTGGAAGCTGATGCAGGAAGGAGATAGCGGCCTCGCCGGTGTTGCCCCGACGCATATGGCGGTGGTTTTCGATGCCAAGGGCAAGACCTTCCGCAATGACATCTATGATCAGTACAAGGCCCATCGCCCGCCCGCACCGGAGGATCTCATTCCCCAGTTCGGCCTGATCCGCGAAGCGGTCCGCGCCTTCAACATCGCCTGTATCGAGCTTGAAGGCTACGAGGCCGATGACATCATCGCCACCTATTCCGAGAAGGCGCTTGAAGCCGGGGCCGATGTCACGATCATCGGCTCGGACAAGGATCTGATGCAGCTCATCCGCCCCGGCGTTCTGATGGTCGACACCATGAAGAACAAGGTGATCAATGAGGACGAAGTGATGGCCAAGTTCGGCGTCACCCCGGACAAGGTGGTCGAGGTGCAATCCCTTGCTGGCGATTCGGTCGACAACATCCCCGGCGTGCCCGGCATCGGCATCAAGACGGCCGCCCAGCTGATCAATGACTATGGCGACCTAGAAACCCTGTTGGCGAGAGCCGAAGAAATCAAGCAGAACAAACGCCGCGAGAATCTGATCGAATTCGCCGATCAGGCCCGTATTTCCAAGCAGCTTGTCTTCCTCAAGCGCGATGTGCCGCTGCCACTCGGCATCGAGGATCTCGTCTGCTGCGATCTCGATGGCGTCAAGATCGTCTCCTTCCTCAAGACAATGGAATTCACCTCCCTGACGCGCCGCGTGGCCGAGGCAACCGAGACCGAGGCCGAAGTTGTCGAGACGACCGACCTCGATATCGTCGGTTGGGAAGCACCCGAGGAAACCGAGGCGGCAGACGTCGACACCGGGGGTCTCAAAACCCCGACCCAGCTCGCTGCAAAGATCGCTTCTGACATGGCTGCGCTGCCCATCGACCGCGACGGCTACCAGACCGTGACGACGAAGGAAGAGTTGCAGCTTTGGCTTGATGAAGCCAAGCGCATCGGGCAGATCGCCGTGGACACCGAGACCGACAGCCTTGATGCCATGCAGGCCAATCTCGTCGGTGTGTCTCTGGCGACCGAGCCGGGCAAGGCCTGCTACATCCCGCTCGCCCATGTGACGGGCGAAGGCGACATGTTCGGCGGCGGCCTCGCCGAGGGCCAGATCCCGCTTGATGACGCACTCGCCATGCTCAAGCCGATGCTGGAAGATCCCTCGATCCTCAAGATCGGACAGAACCTCAAATATGACACCCTGCTGCTCAGCCGCTATGACGTAGAGGTCGCGCCATTTGATGACACGCTGCTGCTCTCCTATGTGCTCGATGCTGGCAAGCATGGCCATGGCATGGACGAACTCTCCGAGTTGTGGCTCGGCCACCAACCGATCCCCTTCAAGGAGGTGGCAGGCACAGGCAAAAACCAGCTGACCTTTGACAAGATCGCCATCGACAAGGCCACCGCCTATGCCGCCGAGGATGCCGACGTCACCTTGCGCCTCTGGATGGTGCTGAAACCACGCCTTGCGGCTGATCAGATGACCCGCGTCTATGAGCGGCTCGAACGACCGCTGCTGCCGGTGCTGACCAAGATGGAGCGCCGCGGTATCACAGTCGACCGCCAGATCCTGTCGCGCCTGTCGGGCAATTTTGCGCAGGGCATGGCGGGCCTTGAGGAAGAAATCCACAAACTCGCGGGCCAGCCCTTCAACATCGGCAGCCCCAAGCAGCTTGGCGATATCTTGTTCGGCGAAATGGGCCTGCCCGGCGGCAAGAAGACCAAGACCGGTGCCTGGTCCACATCGGCGGGCGTGCTGGAAGACTTGGCCGCGGCAGGTCACGAATTGCCGCGCAAGGTCGTCGACTGGCGCCAGCTCTCCAAGCTCAAGTCCACCTACACCGACGCCCTGCCAACCTTCATCAATCCCGAGACAGGCCGCGTCCACACGTCCTATTCCTTGGCGGCGACCTCGACGGGGCGGCTCTCGTCCTCCGATCCGAACCTTCAGAATATCCCGGTCCGCACCGAGGAAGGGCGCAAGATCCGCACCGCCTTCATCGCTACGCCGGGCCACAAGCTGATCTCCGCCGACTATAGCCAAATCGAGCTGCGTGTCCTCGCCCACATCGCCGGGATCGAGCAGCTGAAGAAAGCCTTCGAGGACGGGCTCGACATCCACGCCATGACCGCCTCCGAGATGTTCAACGTGCCCATTGAGGAGATGGATTCGGCCACCCGTCGCCGCGCCAAGGCGATCAACTTCGGCATCATCTATGGCATTTCGGCCTTCGGCCTTGCCAACCAGCTCGGCATCTCGCGCACCGAGGCCAAGGACTATATCGACACCTATTTCGAGCGCTTCCCCGGCATCCGCGACTATATGGAAGAGACCAAGAAACAGGCCCGCGAAAAGGGCTATGTGGAGACCATCTTCGGGCGCAAGATCCATTACCCGGAGATCAATTCCAAGAACCCCAACATGAAGGCTTTTCAGGAACGCGCAGCCATCAACGCCCCCATTCAGGGCTCAGCCGCCGACATCATCCGCCGCGCCATGATCCGCATGGATGACGCGCTGGAAGCCTCAAAGCTCACCGCCAAGATGCTGTTGCAGGTGCACGACGAATTGATCTTCGAAGTGCCCGAAGCGGAAGTCGCCGCGACCATTCCTCTGGTCCAGAAGGTCATGGAAAGCGCCCCCATGCCAGCCCTCCAGCTTTCAGTTCCCCTGAAGGTAGATGCCGAAGCCGCCAACAACTGGGACGAAGCGCATTGA
- a CDS encoding DUF930 domain-containing protein has product MKHQISILSRSMKAASALALTFLALVAMDHSSEALALDKRVLSALKDMEPSEQLIQRCELETLSKLDADRVVAYTFEPMEYTDNHLEAPGAAYRKGGDWFRLSYSCTTSEDRMEVVKFSFEKGDKIPEEDWGDYNLFR; this is encoded by the coding sequence ATGAAACACCAAATCAGCATTCTCTCCAGGAGCATGAAAGCCGCAAGTGCTCTGGCTCTGACCTTTCTGGCGCTCGTCGCCATGGATCATTCCTCCGAGGCTCTCGCTCTCGACAAACGGGTCCTGTCGGCGCTCAAGGACATGGAGCCCTCCGAGCAGCTCATCCAGCGTTGCGAGCTGGAAACCCTTTCAAAACTCGACGCAGACCGCGTGGTTGCCTACACCTTCGAGCCGATGGAATATACCGACAACCATCTCGAAGCGCCGGGCGCAGCCTACCGCAAGGGCGGCGACTGGTTCCGCCTCAGCTATAGCTGCACCACCAGTGAGGATCGCATGGAGGTCGTCAAGTTCAGCTTCGAGAAGGGCGACAAGATCCCCGAGGAAGATTGGGGCGACTACAATCTGTTCCGCTAG
- a CDS encoding MarR family transcriptional regulator has product MPKQRGEHEEPTIGFLLKQLNDSMKQVVDTELQPFGLTMTQGQFLYFLRTRMGKKTSPRDFEEHFGIAHPTVVGVLKRLEQKDLITSTSDPDDGRRKIIALAPAEKQIHHQALATRRTIDARLVEGFTASEVSDLKIMLKRLLANIQG; this is encoded by the coding sequence ATGCCAAAACAACGTGGTGAGCACGAAGAACCAACCATCGGCTTCCTCCTCAAACAGCTCAACGACAGTATGAAGCAGGTCGTTGACACAGAGCTGCAGCCCTTCGGGCTGACCATGACACAAGGCCAGTTCCTCTATTTCCTGCGCACCCGCATGGGCAAGAAAACCTCTCCGAGAGATTTTGAGGAGCATTTTGGCATCGCACACCCGACGGTGGTCGGGGTTCTGAAGCGCCTGGAGCAGAAGGACCTGATCACTTCGACATCAGACCCGGATGACGGGCGCAGAAAAATAATCGCGCTCGCCCCCGCAGAAAAGCAGATCCACCATCAGGCTCTTGCCACCAGACGAACCATTGACGCCCGCCTCGTCGAGGGTTTTACGGCCAGCGAGGTTTCGGATCTGAAAATCATGCTCAAGCGTCTGCTCGCCAATATTCAGGGCTAG
- a CDS encoding MATE family efflux transporter, whose translation MEDNEIFESMPVPKAILKNAIPTITGMIVILIYNIADTFFVGQTNDPVQVAAVSLATPVFLLFMATGNLIGIGGTSVISRALGEKRRAYASEVSAFCFHLSWVVGIVFAGLFLLEMPTILSAIGVSTDTYEPTRQYLLYVAPSAPFVILSVAFGNIVRAEGKAKEAMFGMMIGTVLNIILDPIFIIGLGMGVAGAAIATLIGNIVSTGYFLYMFSRGRFSLSIALKDARIRGVIWPVLAIGIPAALNNVLMSTSVIVLNNVLTGYGDVAIAAMGISSKVMMIAVLLQIGLGVGIQPLLGYSYGAGNAERFHSILKVSMIYAVILGCTLTLVTYLGSDLIVRAFIDDAAVYEQGVRFVHILLFSGPIVGVMFVYINTLQAMGAARQSLILSISRQGFVFIPMLFVMNALFGLDGVVFAQPTADLVSIIMAVFLVYPFLKKYLPKGNGTNNGSASGPGSMELSQQPAE comes from the coding sequence ATGGAAGATAATGAAATATTCGAGAGCATGCCGGTCCCGAAGGCCATTCTGAAAAACGCCATCCCGACCATCACCGGCATGATCGTTATCCTGATTTACAACATCGCCGACACCTTTTTCGTCGGCCAGACCAATGATCCGGTTCAGGTCGCAGCCGTTTCGCTCGCAACTCCGGTTTTCCTTCTGTTCATGGCGACAGGCAACCTGATCGGCATCGGCGGCACGTCCGTCATTTCCCGCGCTCTTGGTGAAAAGCGCCGGGCCTATGCGTCCGAGGTCAGTGCTTTCTGTTTCCATCTTTCTTGGGTCGTCGGCATCGTCTTCGCCGGTCTGTTTCTCCTAGAAATGCCGACCATTCTTTCGGCAATCGGCGTCAGCACCGACACCTATGAGCCGACACGGCAATATCTGCTTTATGTCGCTCCGAGCGCACCCTTCGTTATTCTGTCCGTGGCGTTTGGCAATATCGTTCGCGCAGAGGGCAAGGCCAAGGAAGCCATGTTCGGCATGATGATCGGCACGGTCCTCAACATCATTCTCGATCCGATTTTCATCATCGGCCTCGGGATGGGCGTTGCAGGGGCCGCCATTGCCACGCTCATCGGCAACATCGTCTCGACCGGCTACTTCCTCTATATGTTCTCGCGCGGCCGGTTCAGTCTTTCCATTGCCTTGAAAGATGCCCGCATCAGAGGCGTGATCTGGCCGGTGCTGGCAATCGGCATTCCCGCCGCGCTCAACAACGTTCTGATGAGCACCTCTGTCATAGTGCTCAATAATGTGCTCACCGGCTATGGCGATGTTGCCATCGCGGCGATGGGCATTTCCTCGAAGGTGATGATGATTGCCGTTCTGCTTCAGATCGGTCTGGGCGTCGGCATTCAACCGCTGCTTGGCTACAGCTATGGCGCAGGCAATGCGGAGCGGTTCCACTCCATTCTCAAGGTATCGATGATCTATGCCGTGATCCTTGGCTGCACGCTGACCCTTGTCACCTATCTGGGCTCCGATCTCATTGTCCGCGCCTTCATTGATGACGCAGCCGTTTATGAGCAAGGGGTGCGCTTCGTGCATATCCTGCTGTTCTCCGGGCCGATCGTCGGTGTGATGTTCGTTTACATCAACACCCTTCAGGCCATGGGCGCGGCTCGGCAGTCCCTGATCCTGTCGATCAGTCGGCAGGGGTTTGTCTTCATTCCCATGCTGTTCGTGATGAATGCCTTGTTCGGCCTAGACGGGGTGGTCTTTGCCCAGCCGACAGCCGATCTGGTCTCGATCATCATGGCCGTTTTCCTCGTCTATCCCTTCCTGAAGAAATATCTCCCAAAAGGCAACGGCACCAACAACGGATCAGCCTCCGGCCCCGGTTCTATGGAACTCAGCCAGCAGCCGGCAGAGTGA
- a CDS encoding EamA family transporter encodes MPLWIAITISAAFLQNIRSVLQKHLKGALSTTGATFVRFAFGVPFALIYLFGYAWLSGATIPSANGSFVLWVIIAALAQIGGQMLLVMLFSYRNFAVGTAYSRTEPAQAALFAFIVFSETVSARAILAIAIAVLGVMLISVARTAFTWRSLVTSTFSRTALIGLGSGAFFGVAAAGFRAASLSLEPDMATPDFILQAGFTLVAATGFQTVLMGLYMALRQPEQFGAIARAWKPSLATGFVGATASFGWFMAMTLQQSAIVKALAQIEMLFSFASSVFIFKESINRLEITGCLFIVCGVLILVLG; translated from the coding sequence ATGCCTCTCTGGATAGCCATCACGATCTCTGCGGCCTTTCTGCAGAATATCCGCTCGGTTTTGCAAAAGCACCTCAAAGGTGCGTTGAGCACGACCGGGGCCACCTTCGTGCGTTTTGCGTTCGGTGTACCGTTCGCGCTGATCTATCTGTTTGGCTATGCATGGCTGAGCGGGGCAACAATACCGTCGGCGAACGGGAGCTTCGTCCTGTGGGTGATCATTGCGGCGCTGGCGCAGATCGGTGGGCAGATGCTGTTGGTGATGCTGTTCTCCTATCGCAACTTCGCCGTGGGCACCGCCTATAGCCGCACAGAACCGGCGCAGGCCGCTCTCTTTGCCTTCATCGTCTTCTCTGAGACGGTTTCGGCGCGGGCTATCCTTGCCATTGCCATTGCGGTTCTGGGGGTAATGCTGATTTCGGTCGCGCGAACCGCCTTCACATGGCGCAGTCTCGTCACCTCGACCTTCTCGCGCACAGCCCTCATCGGACTTGGCTCCGGGGCATTCTTCGGCGTGGCGGCGGCAGGCTTTCGCGCTGCATCGCTGTCGCTGGAGCCTGATATGGCGACGCCGGATTTCATTCTTCAGGCCGGCTTCACGCTGGTCGCAGCGACAGGGTTCCAGACGGTGCTGATGGGGCTCTACATGGCGCTCAGACAGCCCGAGCAATTCGGAGCCATCGCACGTGCCTGGAAGCCGTCTCTCGCAACCGGGTTTGTTGGTGCGACGGCCTCGTTCGGCTGGTTCATGGCCATGACCCTGCAGCAATCGGCCATCGTCAAGGCGCTGGCGCAAATCGAAATGCTGTTCTCCTTCGCCTCATCGGTCTTCATTTTCAAGGAGAGCATCAATCGGCTCGAGATCACCGGTTGCCTGTTCATCGTCTGCGGCGTGCTGATTCTGGTGCTGGGCTGA
- a CDS encoding class II glutamine amidotransferase — translation MCRWIAYKGQPVFLEHYITTAEHSLIHQSLHAEQGKTETNGDGFGIGWYGARPEPGIYREILPAWNDGNLKSLAAQIQSSLFFAHVRASTGTETSRANCHPFTLDQWMFMHNGQIGGYGDLRRMLESMLDDTHYSHRTGTTDSELLFLLAMQEDLQSCPKKALGKVLKRVIKGMAEKNISSPLRFTSCLSDGKRLIGFRCSSDHQAPSLFYRLYENGDVILVSEPIDRQLECWQEVPQDHVVCFTDGEMMLSEMAI, via the coding sequence ATGTGCCGCTGGATCGCCTATAAGGGGCAGCCGGTTTTTCTGGAGCATTACATCACCACCGCCGAGCACTCGCTCATCCATCAGAGCCTTCATGCGGAGCAGGGCAAGACCGAGACCAATGGTGATGGCTTCGGCATCGGCTGGTATGGGGCGCGGCCCGAACCGGGCATCTATCGCGAGATCCTGCCCGCCTGGAATGATGGCAACCTCAAGAGCCTTGCGGCGCAGATCCAGTCCTCGCTGTTCTTTGCCCATGTGCGCGCATCGACAGGCACCGAGACAAGCCGGGCCAATTGCCATCCCTTCACTCTTGATCAGTGGATGTTCATGCACAATGGCCAGATTGGTGGTTATGGCGACCTGCGCCGGATGCTGGAGAGCATGCTAGACGATACCCACTATTCCCATCGCACCGGCACCACGGATTCCGAGCTGTTGTTCCTTCTGGCCATGCAGGAAGATCTGCAGTCCTGCCCCAAGAAAGCCCTTGGCAAGGTGTTGAAACGGGTCATCAAGGGCATGGCGGAGAAGAATATCTCCTCGCCCTTGCGCTTCACCTCCTGCCTGTCCGATGGCAAGCGGCTGATCGGCTTTCGCTGTTCGAGCGATCATCAGGCACCTTCGCTGTTCTATCGGCTTTATGAGAATGGCGATGTCATTCTGGTTTCCGAACCCATCGACCGGCAGCTTGAATGTTGGCAGGAAGTGCCGCAGGATCATGTGGTCTGCTTCACAGACGGCGAGATGATGCTGAGTGAGATGGCGATATGA
- a CDS encoding choice-of-anchor I family protein produces MLRNLSKALLLTSCFALPFATSAAALTIEPIATYSVGVFDEGAAEIVSYDKAGKKLYVVNGHDKSIDILDIANPSEIKKAGAIEVTKHGKAANSVSVHGDYVAIAVEAKDKQAPGKLVLYKTDGTLVGEATVGALPDCVVFAPNGAYVIVANEGEPSDDFKTDPEGTVSIVSVPSLEVKTVTFETLKAEDFGDDFHTAAPEGISFTQQIEPEYVAITKDSKTAFVSLQESNAIAVIDVDNAALKRVFTLGFQDYSKELADLSDKDGKINRQNWPVLSFRMPDTIDAFSKDGVNYVVMANEGDSRDYEGYSEEERLGKVKLDATAFPNAEELQKKENLGRLKITTSQGDTDGDGDFDVIYGYGGRSFSIFNESGDMVFDSGTEIEAKIAELAPTAFNSEGANESFDNRSDDKGVEPEAIELGEVDGKLYAFVGLERQSGIVVYDITDPAKASFVTYASNTKLEGESEKLTAGDIGPEGITFIAAEDSPNGAPMLAVANEVSGTTTLWAIK; encoded by the coding sequence ATGCTGAGAAATCTTTCAAAGGCGCTGCTTCTGACCAGCTGCTTTGCCCTGCCATTCGCCACCAGCGCCGCTGCTCTGACAATCGAGCCGATTGCGACCTATTCCGTCGGCGTCTTCGATGAAGGCGCGGCCGAGATTGTCTCCTACGACAAGGCAGGCAAGAAGCTCTATGTCGTCAATGGTCATGACAAGTCCATCGACATTCTGGACATCGCCAATCCGTCAGAGATCAAGAAGGCCGGGGCCATCGAAGTGACGAAACACGGCAAGGCTGCCAACTCCGTCTCTGTTCATGGCGATTATGTCGCCATCGCGGTTGAAGCCAAGGACAAGCAGGCCCCCGGCAAGCTGGTCCTCTACAAGACCGACGGAACATTGGTTGGCGAGGCAACCGTGGGCGCCCTTCCCGATTGCGTCGTCTTTGCCCCCAACGGTGCCTATGTCATCGTTGCCAACGAAGGCGAGCCATCCGACGACTTCAAGACCGATCCGGAAGGTACCGTGTCCATCGTTTCCGTTCCGTCGCTTGAGGTGAAGACCGTCACCTTCGAAACCTTGAAGGCAGAAGATTTTGGCGATGACTTCCACACTGCCGCTCCGGAAGGCATCTCCTTCACCCAGCAGATCGAGCCGGAATATGTTGCGATCACCAAGGACAGCAAGACTGCCTTTGTCTCTCTGCAGGAAAGCAATGCCATTGCCGTGATCGACGTCGACAATGCGGCTCTGAAAAGAGTCTTTACCCTCGGCTTTCAGGATTACTCCAAGGAGCTCGCCGACCTGTCCGACAAGGATGGCAAGATCAACCGCCAGAACTGGCCTGTCCTGTCTTTCCGCATGCCGGACACCATCGATGCCTTCAGCAAGGATGGCGTCAACTATGTCGTCATGGCCAACGAAGGCGACAGCCGCGACTATGAAGGCTATTCCGAGGAAGAACGCCTCGGTAAGGTCAAGCTCGATGCGACCGCCTTCCCGAATGCCGAAGAGCTGCAGAAGAAGGAAAATCTTGGCCGCCTGAAGATCACCACATCACAGGGCGATACCGATGGCGATGGCGACTTTGACGTCATCTATGGTTACGGTGGCCGGTCTTTCTCCATCTTCAATGAATCAGGCGACATGGTCTTCGACAGTGGCACCGAAATTGAAGCCAAGATTGCCGAGCTCGCTCCGACCGCTTTCAACAGCGAAGGGGCCAACGAGAGCTTTGACAATCGCTCGGATGATAAGGGCGTCGAGCCCGAAGCGATCGAGCTTGGGGAAGTCGACGGCAAGCTCTATGCCTTCGTTGGCCTCGAGCGTCAAAGTGGTATTGTGGTCTATGACATCACAGATCCGGCCAAGGCCTCCTTCGTCACCTACGCCAGCAATACCAAGCTGGAAGGCGAGTCCGAAAAACTGACTGCTGGTGATATTGGCCCGGAAGGGATCACGTTCATTGCGGCTGAAGATAGCCCGAATGGCGCTCCCATGCTGGCCGTTGCCAACGAAGTCTCCGGAACGACCACCTTGTGGGCGATTAAATAA
- a CDS encoding glycosyltransferase family 25 protein, which produces MDQSPPFVQVINLVRQRDRRDAIQQRMAELGIDCKILKAVDYKDLSEAEIAAQGPEFSLRMLRPLSKGEVACSMSHRQALYNIAESQYEYGIILEDDAVLPDDFLTWISDPTLFPEDWDMVKLSGHYIQDRQVWTFGSIRDRRLIYTPKCTIGTACYLVTREAAGKLAKNLELIDEPVDRFFANQYRNHVVCYEVVPFPVTVAPVESTISDREGAQFRKTLKQTLQKKLWRLQQSIGVRLQVLRKVGLIAAITLTGH; this is translated from the coding sequence ATGGACCAGTCGCCCCCTTTTGTTCAAGTCATCAATCTTGTAAGGCAGCGAGACCGGCGAGACGCCATCCAGCAGCGCATGGCAGAGCTCGGTATCGACTGCAAAATCCTCAAGGCTGTCGACTACAAGGATCTCAGCGAAGCGGAAATTGCAGCGCAAGGGCCAGAATTTTCCCTGCGTATGCTGCGCCCTCTTTCCAAGGGCGAGGTTGCCTGCTCCATGAGCCACAGGCAGGCGCTATACAACATCGCCGAAAGTCAGTACGAGTACGGAATCATACTGGAAGATGATGCGGTTCTTCCCGACGATTTTCTGACGTGGATATCGGACCCGACATTGTTTCCCGAAGATTGGGACATGGTGAAACTGTCAGGTCACTATATTCAGGACCGTCAGGTCTGGACGTTTGGTTCCATCCGTGACCGCAGACTGATCTATACACCGAAATGCACCATCGGCACGGCCTGCTATCTGGTAACCAGAGAAGCCGCTGGCAAGCTGGCCAAGAATCTCGAGCTGATCGATGAACCCGTTGACCGCTTTTTTGCCAATCAGTATCGAAACCATGTCGTCTGCTATGAAGTCGTGCCATTCCCGGTGACGGTGGCGCCGGTCGAATCCACCATTTCAGACCGCGAGGGCGCACAGTTTCGCAAGACCCTGAAACAGACGCTGCAGAAAAAGCTGTGGCGGCTGCAACAGAGCATCGGTGTGCGTTTGCAGGTTCTGCGCAAGGTGGGCCTCATCGCGGCCATTACCCTCACTGGCCACTAG
- a CDS encoding BA14K family protein gives MKRQIAAVFMAVCVGFVAVPASAQPAPPYQHWKKDHRHDRRDRRDDNDNAGAAVAGAIFGAIAGAIVSDAQRKNAPPPPPPEYGAYCNYNACANRYRSFRSSDCTYQPYHGPRRYCRL, from the coding sequence ATGAAAAGGCAAATTGCTGCAGTCTTCATGGCTGTCTGCGTCGGGTTTGTTGCCGTTCCCGCATCGGCCCAGCCCGCACCTCCGTACCAGCATTGGAAGAAGGATCATCGGCATGACCGGCGCGATCGCCGCGATGACAATGACAATGCCGGAGCAGCCGTAGCGGGCGCGATTTTCGGAGCCATCGCCGGGGCGATTGTATCGGACGCCCAACGCAAGAATGCACCACCGCCTCCGCCGCCAGAATATGGCGCATATTGCAACTATAACGCCTGTGCCAATCGCTACAGAAGTTTCCGATCTTCGGACTGTACCTATCAGCCCTACCATGGCCCGCGCCGTTATTGCCGTCTTTAA
- the map gene encoding type I methionyl aminopeptidase gives MIVTTNDQLEAFRDCGKAVAKAIRKMGEALEPGMTAKELDDLGRAFLESEGAQSAPEQVYDFPGATCISIEPVVAHGWADARAMKAGDLVNIDVSACKNGYFTDAGATFILPPVTPEKRQLVEAAKRARDRAVAAIRSGASMQVIPQAFAEIAREGGYSIIENLLGCHGVGETLHDKPEILAIPDKRDKRKLAEGMVLAIEPFLSTGAEFAHDGDREWELFTPGCLTAQFEHTVIVSKKGPIIVTL, from the coding sequence ATGATCGTTACAACCAATGACCAGCTCGAAGCCTTCAGGGATTGTGGCAAAGCCGTCGCCAAGGCGATCCGAAAGATGGGCGAGGCGCTGGAGCCGGGAATGACCGCCAAGGAGCTTGATGATCTGGGTCGGGCCTTTCTCGAAAGCGAAGGGGCGCAATCCGCACCCGAACAGGTCTATGATTTCCCCGGAGCAACCTGCATTTCCATAGAGCCCGTGGTGGCTCATGGCTGGGCCGATGCCCGCGCCATGAAGGCAGGGGATCTGGTCAACATTGATGTTTCCGCCTGCAAGAACGGTTATTTCACCGACGCAGGCGCCACCTTCATTCTACCCCCCGTCACGCCGGAAAAACGACAGCTGGTCGAAGCAGCCAAACGGGCTCGTGACAGGGCTGTGGCTGCCATCCGTTCGGGAGCATCCATGCAGGTCATCCCGCAGGCCTTCGCCGAGATCGCCCGCGAAGGCGGTTACTCGATCATCGAAAATCTGCTCGGCTGCCACGGTGTGGGGGAGACCCTTCATGACAAGCCCGAGATCCTTGCCATCCCGGATAAGCGGGACAAGCGCAAGCTCGCCGAAGGCATGGTTCTTGCCATCGAGCCGTTTCTGTCGACCGGTGCCGAGTTTGCCCACGATGGCGACCGGGAATGGGAGCTCTTCACGCCCGGCTGTCTGACCGCCCAGTTCGAGCATACCGTGATTGTGAGCAAGAAGGGCCCGATCATCGTGACTCTCTGA